Proteins encoded together in one Microbacterium sp. zg-Y625 window:
- the rpsG gene encoding 30S ribosomal protein S7 yields MPRKGPAPKRPVVNDPVYGAPIVSQLVNKILVDGKKSIAESIVYTALRGVEAKNGQDAVATLKKALDNVRPTLEVKSRRVGGSTYQVPVEVKPHRANTLALRWLVSYAKGRREKTMTERLQNEILDASNGLGAAVKRREDTHKMAESNRAFAHYRW; encoded by the coding sequence ATGCCTCGTAAGGGACCCGCCCCGAAGCGCCCGGTCGTCAACGACCCGGTCTACGGCGCACCGATCGTCAGCCAGCTCGTCAACAAGATCCTCGTCGATGGCAAGAAGTCCATCGCCGAGTCGATCGTGTACACCGCCCTGCGCGGTGTCGAGGCCAAGAACGGCCAGGACGCCGTCGCCACCCTCAAGAAGGCGCTCGACAACGTGCGCCCCACCCTCGAGGTCAAGAGCCGCCGCGTCGGTGGCTCGACCTACCAGGTGCCGGTCGAGGTCAAGCCTCACCGCGCCAACACGCTGGCGCTGCGTTGGCTCGTCAGCTACGCGAAGGGTCGTCGTGAGAAGACGATGACCGAGCGCCTCCAGAACGAGATCCTGGATGCCTCGAACGGCCTGGGTGCCGCGGTCAAGCGCCGTGAGGACACCCACAAGATGGCCGAGTCGAACCGCGCCTTCGCCCACTACCGCTGGTAA
- a CDS encoding DUF5684 domain-containing protein produces MSDSFSTAPLVLVLLLGVIPIVAVYVWTALALSAVFGKIGQETWRAWVPIVNQVTLLMVAGMSGWLFLLVLIPGVGVVAFWVATVIAVHRINRAFGLGGGMTVLAAVLFPVWASVVGFGVARWRKTDAVSAPAYARTGRHDDAVSAGSGAADDARARPAVAVPVALPAAAVAGDEPSVPSVPDAPSAPDAPSGEQASAVQEAGPAVAAPSAWAPPPTRVPTAPVTRVAVAAVALDAAASDPAADAAPARRVPDAPSSDPVPWAPAPAPAPSADPAAPAPTSFDQRWASGFDEVSAISQPPEGQPVPARPVATGLPALVDDGATGPERSRTGDTAPPHVAEKPAPVAAPAARARLRTAPVDIDPALRVTRAPAAPRRDAALPGPEFPLDTADEVSAVAGAPVAGAPRAARGDVTRAGEPEDFVDQTVIARRRRVVWALQPASGPAIDLTADVVILGRQPASDPDHRGAQLVAVPDDTRTVSKTHARLELRGDRWSISDLGSTNGVMLPTLMGTEVEAEPGAELAPGERFLLGDAAYRLVRTDG; encoded by the coding sequence GTGTCCGATAGCTTCTCGACCGCCCCCCTCGTGCTCGTGCTGCTGCTCGGGGTGATCCCCATCGTCGCCGTGTACGTGTGGACCGCCCTGGCGCTGTCGGCCGTGTTCGGCAAGATCGGCCAGGAGACCTGGCGGGCCTGGGTCCCGATCGTCAACCAGGTGACGCTGCTCATGGTCGCCGGCATGTCCGGGTGGCTGTTCCTGCTCGTGCTGATCCCGGGAGTGGGTGTGGTGGCGTTCTGGGTCGCCACCGTCATCGCCGTGCATCGCATCAACCGGGCCTTCGGGCTCGGCGGCGGGATGACGGTGCTCGCTGCGGTGCTGTTCCCGGTCTGGGCGAGCGTCGTCGGGTTCGGCGTCGCGCGTTGGCGCAAGACGGATGCCGTGAGCGCACCGGCCTACGCCCGTACCGGCCGCCACGACGACGCCGTCTCCGCCGGATCGGGCGCTGCCGACGATGCCCGTGCGCGGCCCGCCGTCGCGGTGCCGGTCGCCCTGCCGGCGGCCGCCGTCGCCGGTGACGAGCCGTCGGTGCCGTCGGTGCCGGACGCGCCGTCGGCGCCGGACGCGCCGTCGGGCGAGCAGGCGTCAGCAGTGCAGGAAGCGGGCCCCGCGGTCGCGGCGCCCTCGGCATGGGCGCCGCCGCCGACGCGGGTGCCGACCGCCCCCGTCACGCGGGTCGCCGTGGCAGCGGTCGCTCTCGACGCCGCGGCGTCCGACCCGGCTGCGGACGCCGCCCCCGCACGACGAGTGCCCGATGCGCCGTCGTCCGATCCGGTTCCCTGGGCGCCTGCCCCCGCACCCGCTCCCTCAGCGGATCCCGCCGCCCCCGCCCCCACGTCGTTCGACCAGCGGTGGGCGAGTGGGTTCGACGAGGTGTCTGCGATCTCCCAGCCGCCCGAGGGCCAGCCCGTGCCAGCCCGCCCCGTGGCGACGGGCCTGCCCGCTCTGGTCGACGACGGCGCGACCGGTCCCGAGCGCTCGCGCACCGGTGACACCGCGCCGCCGCATGTCGCCGAGAAGCCGGCCCCCGTGGCCGCACCGGCCGCCCGGGCACGGCTGCGCACCGCCCCCGTCGACATCGACCCCGCGCTGCGCGTCACGCGCGCGCCCGCCGCACCCCGGCGGGACGCCGCCCTGCCGGGGCCGGAGTTCCCGCTCGACACCGCCGACGAGGTCTCGGCGGTCGCCGGCGCCCCGGTGGCCGGCGCACCCCGCGCGGCGCGGGGCGACGTGACGCGTGCCGGGGAGCCCGAGGACTTCGTCGACCAGACCGTGATCGCCCGCCGCCGTCGCGTGGTCTGGGCGCTGCAGCCGGCATCGGGACCGGCGATCGACCTCACCGCCGACGTCGTCATCCTCGGGCGCCAGCCGGCGTCCGACCCCGATCACCGCGGTGCCCAGCTGGTCGCCGTCCCCGACGACACCCGCACGGTCTCCAAGACCCACGCGCGGCTCGAGCTGCGCGGCGATCGCTGGAGCATCAGCGACCTCGGCTCGACGAACGGCGTCATGCTGCCGACGCTCATGGGCACCGAGGTCGAGGCGGAGCCCGGAGCGGAGCTCGCGCCGGGGGAGCGGTTCCTGCTCGGTGACGCCGCCTACCGGCTCGTGCGCACCGACGGGTGA
- the fusA gene encoding elongation factor G, producing MAQDVLTDLNKVRNIGIMAHIDAGKTTTTERILFYTGVNHKLGETHDGASTTDWMEQEKERGITITSAAVTCFWNKNQINIIDTPGHVDFTVEVERSLRVLDGAVAVFDGKEGVEPQSETVWRQADKYDVPRICFVNKMDKLGADFYFTVDTIIKRLGAKPLVLQLPIGAENDFVGVIDLVEMRALVWPGDSKGDVTMGAKYEVQEIPADLADRAAEYREKLLETVAETDEVLLEKYFGGEELTLAEIKGAIRKLTVNGDLYPVLCGSAFKNRGVQPMLDAVVDYLPSPLDVPAIEAHDPKDEEKIIERHPDANDPFAALAFKVAVHPFFGRLTYIRVYSGHLDSGAQVVNSTKGKKERIGKIFQMHANKENPVDSVTAGNIYAVIGLKDTTTGDTLADPAQPVVLESMTFPEPVIEVAIEPKTKADQEKLGLAIQKLAEEDPTFRTELNPETGQTVIKGMGELHLDILVDRMKREFRVEANVGKPQVAYRETIRKAVERHDYTHKKQTGGSGQFAKIQFAIEPLEVTADKTYEFENKVTGGRIPREYIEPTNQGFQDAMNVGVLAGYPIVGVKATLLDGASHDVDSSEMAFKIAGSMGFKEALRKANPVILEPLMSVEVRTPEEYMGDVIGDLNSRRGQIQSMEDAAGVKVVRALVPLSEMFGYIGDLRSKTSGRAVYSMEFDSYAEVPRAVADEIVQKNKGE from the coding sequence GTGGCACAAGACGTGCTCACCGACCTCAACAAGGTCCGCAACATCGGCATCATGGCCCACATCGATGCCGGCAAGACGACGACGACCGAGCGCATCCTCTTCTACACGGGCGTCAACCACAAGCTCGGCGAGACGCACGACGGCGCGTCGACCACCGACTGGATGGAGCAGGAGAAGGAGCGCGGCATCACGATCACGTCTGCCGCCGTGACCTGCTTCTGGAACAAGAACCAGATCAACATCATCGACACCCCCGGCCACGTCGACTTCACGGTCGAGGTCGAGCGTTCGCTGCGCGTGCTCGACGGTGCCGTCGCCGTCTTCGACGGCAAGGAGGGCGTCGAGCCCCAGTCCGAGACCGTCTGGCGTCAGGCCGACAAGTACGACGTCCCCCGCATCTGCTTCGTCAACAAGATGGACAAGCTGGGTGCTGACTTCTACTTCACCGTCGACACCATCATCAAGCGCCTGGGCGCCAAGCCCCTCGTGCTGCAGCTGCCGATCGGTGCGGAGAACGACTTCGTCGGCGTCATCGACCTCGTCGAGATGCGTGCTCTGGTGTGGCCCGGCGACTCCAAGGGTGACGTCACCATGGGCGCCAAGTACGAGGTGCAGGAGATTCCCGCCGACCTCGCCGACCGTGCCGCCGAGTACCGCGAGAAGCTGCTCGAGACCGTCGCCGAGACCGACGAGGTCCTGCTGGAGAAGTACTTCGGCGGCGAGGAGCTCACGCTCGCCGAGATCAAGGGTGCGATCCGCAAGCTCACCGTCAACGGTGACCTGTACCCCGTGCTCTGCGGCTCGGCGTTCAAGAACCGCGGCGTGCAGCCGATGCTCGACGCGGTCGTGGACTACCTCCCCTCGCCCCTGGACGTGCCCGCCATCGAGGCGCACGACCCCAAGGACGAAGAGAAGATCATCGAGCGCCACCCCGACGCCAACGACCCGTTCGCCGCGCTGGCGTTCAAGGTCGCGGTTCACCCCTTCTTCGGTCGCCTGACCTACATCCGCGTGTACTCCGGTCACCTGGACTCGGGCGCTCAGGTGGTCAACTCCACCAAGGGCAAGAAGGAGCGCATCGGCAAGATCTTCCAGATGCACGCCAACAAGGAGAACCCGGTCGACTCGGTCACCGCGGGCAACATCTACGCCGTCATCGGCCTCAAGGACACCACCACCGGTGACACCCTGGCCGACCCGGCGCAGCCCGTCGTGCTGGAGTCGATGACGTTCCCCGAGCCCGTCATCGAGGTCGCGATCGAGCCGAAGACCAAGGCCGACCAGGAGAAGCTGGGTCTCGCGATCCAGAAGCTGGCCGAAGAGGACCCGACCTTCCGCACCGAGCTGAACCCCGAGACGGGCCAGACGGTCATCAAGGGCATGGGCGAGCTGCACCTGGACATCCTGGTGGACCGCATGAAGCGCGAGTTCCGCGTCGAGGCGAACGTCGGCAAGCCGCAGGTGGCGTACCGCGAGACGATCCGCAAGGCCGTCGAGCGTCACGACTACACCCACAAGAAGCAGACCGGTGGCTCGGGTCAGTTCGCGAAGATCCAGTTCGCGATCGAGCCGCTCGAGGTCACGGCCGACAAGACGTACGAGTTCGAGAACAAGGTCACCGGTGGCCGCATCCCGCGCGAGTACATCGAGCCGACCAACCAGGGCTTCCAGGACGCCATGAACGTCGGCGTGCTCGCCGGCTACCCCATCGTGGGTGTCAAGGCGACCCTGCTCGACGGCGCGTCGCACGACGTCGACTCCTCGGAGATGGCGTTCAAGATCGCCGGCTCCATGGGCTTCAAGGAGGCGCTGCGCAAGGCGAACCCCGTCATCCTCGAGCCGCTCATGAGCGTCGAGGTGCGTACGCCCGAGGAGTACATGGGCGACGTCATCGGCGACCTGAACTCGCGTCGCGGCCAGATCCAGTCGATGGAGGATGCCGCAGGCGTCAAGGTCGTGCGGGCGCTCGTTCCGCTGTCCGAGATGTTCGGCTACATCGGCGACCTGCGCTCGAAGACTTCGGGCCGTGCCGTCTACTCGATGGAATTCGACAGCTACGCCGAGGTTCCTCGCGCGGTGGCCGACGAGATCGTCCAGAAGAACAAGGGCGAATAA
- the rpsL gene encoding 30S ribosomal protein S12 — MPTIQQLVRKGRSPKVVKTKAPALKSNPQQAGVCTRVYTTTPKKPNSAMRKVARVKLRNGTEVTAYIPGEGHNLQEHSLVLVRGGRVKDLPGVRYKIVRGALDTQAVKNRKQARSRYGAKKG, encoded by the coding sequence GTGCCAACCATTCAGCAGTTGGTTCGCAAGGGTCGCTCGCCGAAGGTCGTCAAGACCAAGGCTCCCGCCCTGAAGTCGAACCCGCAGCAGGCCGGGGTCTGCACCCGCGTCTACACGACCACGCCCAAGAAGCCGAACTCGGCGATGCGCAAGGTCGCCCGTGTCAAGCTCCGCAACGGCACCGAGGTCACCGCCTACATCCCCGGTGAGGGCCACAACCTGCAGGAGCACTCGCTGGTGCTCGTGCGCGGCGGTCGTGTGAAGGACCTTCCGGGTGTCCGTTACAAGATCGTCCGTGGCGCCCTGGACACCCAGGCCGTGAAGAACCGCAAGCAGGCCCGCAGCCGCTACGGCGCGAAGAAGGGTTGA
- the tuf gene encoding elongation factor Tu: protein MAKAKFERTKPHVNIGTIGHVDHGKTTLTAAISKVLADKYPSATNVQRDFASIDSAPEERQRGITINISHVEYETPKRHYAHVDAPGHADYIKNMITGAAQMDGAILVVAATDGPMAQTREHVLLAKQVGVPYLLVALNKSDMVDDEEILELVELEVRELLSSQDFDGDNAPVVRVSGLKALEGDEKWVQSIVELMEAVDESIPDPVRDKDKPFLMPVEDVFTITGRGTVVTGRAERGTLAINSEVEIVGLRPTQKTIVTGIEMFHKQLDEAWAGENCGLLLRGTKRDDVERGQVIVKPGSVTPHTDFEGTAYILSKEEGGRHNPFYTNYRPQFYFRTTDVTGVISLPEGTEMVMPGDTTDMTVELIQPIAMEEGLGFAIREGGRTVGAGTVTKIIK, encoded by the coding sequence GTGGCTAAGGCCAAGTTCGAGCGGACCAAGCCGCACGTCAACATCGGAACCATCGGTCACGTTGACCACGGCAAGACCACGCTGACCGCGGCGATCTCCAAGGTGCTCGCCGACAAGTACCCGTCGGCCACCAACGTGCAGCGCGACTTCGCGTCGATCGACTCGGCCCCCGAGGAGCGTCAGCGCGGCATCACGATCAACATCTCGCACGTCGAGTACGAGACCCCCAAGCGCCACTACGCGCACGTCGACGCGCCCGGTCACGCCGACTACATCAAGAACATGATCACCGGTGCCGCTCAGATGGACGGCGCGATCCTCGTGGTCGCGGCGACCGACGGCCCGATGGCCCAGACGCGTGAGCACGTGCTGCTCGCCAAGCAGGTCGGCGTGCCGTACCTGCTGGTCGCGCTGAACAAGTCGGACATGGTCGACGACGAGGAGATCCTGGAGCTCGTCGAGCTCGAGGTGCGCGAGCTTCTCTCCTCGCAGGACTTCGATGGCGACAACGCCCCCGTCGTTCGCGTCTCGGGCCTGAAGGCTCTCGAGGGCGACGAGAAGTGGGTGCAGTCGATCGTCGAGCTCATGGAGGCCGTCGACGAGTCCATCCCCGACCCGGTGCGTGACAAGGACAAGCCGTTCCTCATGCCCGTCGAGGACGTCTTCACCATCACCGGCCGTGGCACGGTCGTCACGGGTCGCGCCGAGCGCGGCACGCTGGCCATCAACTCCGAGGTCGAGATCGTGGGTCTGCGCCCGACGCAGAAGACGATCGTCACCGGTATCGAGATGTTCCACAAGCAGCTCGACGAGGCCTGGGCCGGCGAGAACTGTGGTCTGCTCCTGCGTGGCACCAAGCGTGACGACGTCGAGCGTGGCCAGGTCATCGTGAAGCCGGGTTCGGTCACGCCGCACACCGACTTCGAGGGCACCGCGTACATCCTCTCCAAGGAGGAGGGTGGCCGTCACAACCCCTTCTACACGAACTACCGCCCGCAGTTCTACTTCCGCACCACGGACGTCACCGGCGTCATCTCGCTGCCCGAGGGCACCGAGATGGTCATGCCCGGCGACACCACCGACATGACGGTCGAGCTGATCCAGCCGATCGCCATGGAAGAGGGCCTCGGCTTCGCGATCCGTGAGGGTGGCCGCACCGTCGGCGCCGGCACGGTGACCAAGATCATCAAGTAA
- a CDS encoding spermidine/putrescine ABC transporter substrate-binding protein, with protein MERSLETQVSQAVDAWLRWLPRWEPATHRGRIAPCRRCFGSPVLSAAGLGSDVPHGVQHGLSTRIKTIVDHAVAEYTSQNLPMLQAELDHQAARNRARSYRPAENLEPEFEGLPLDPEPVPGAPFLFTIAGMAEEAEANVPELPPLSPEAKAALRQEVGLADDYANMIGREICAVLLRHRLRIQAGVAQYVEPQIAAMLDELTRSLDAPFGPELGGAEPS; from the coding sequence GTGGAGCGCTCGCTCGAGACGCAGGTCAGCCAGGCCGTCGATGCCTGGCTGCGCTGGCTGCCGCGCTGGGAGCCGGCCACGCACCGCGGCCGCATCGCCCCGTGCCGGCGGTGCTTCGGCTCGCCCGTGCTCTCGGCCGCGGGTCTGGGCTCCGACGTCCCGCACGGTGTGCAGCACGGGCTCTCCACGCGGATCAAGACCATCGTCGACCACGCCGTCGCCGAGTACACCTCGCAGAACCTGCCGATGCTGCAGGCCGAGCTCGACCACCAGGCGGCCCGCAACCGCGCGCGCAGCTACCGCCCCGCCGAGAACCTGGAGCCCGAGTTCGAAGGGCTGCCGCTGGATCCCGAGCCCGTCCCCGGCGCCCCGTTCCTGTTCACCATCGCCGGCATGGCGGAGGAGGCCGAGGCGAACGTGCCCGAGCTGCCTCCTCTCAGTCCCGAGGCCAAGGCGGCGCTCCGGCAGGAGGTGGGCCTGGCCGACGACTACGCCAACATGATCGGCCGGGAGATCTGCGCCGTGCTGCTGCGCCACCGCCTGCGCATCCAGGCGGGTGTGGCGCAGTACGTCGAACCCCAGATCGCCGCGATGCTCGATGAACTGACCCGCTCGCTCGACGCACCCTTCGGCCCGGAGCTGGGCGGCGCGGAGCCATCGTGA
- a CDS encoding Rv0909 family putative TA system antitoxin: MGIDDVVNKSKEFLEQNKEKIEQALRSDKAEHVSDSVINAAAEFVKKITPESAHAKVDSVREKVDGAVGGGNAGGASEGGSGAEAASSADAAAKDAQSPAPAADKPATDKPAADDNPTADAPGAAGIA, from the coding sequence ATGGGCATCGACGACGTGGTGAACAAGAGCAAGGAATTCCTCGAGCAGAACAAGGAGAAGATCGAGCAGGCGCTGCGCTCGGACAAGGCCGAGCACGTCAGCGACAGTGTGATCAACGCGGCGGCGGAGTTCGTCAAGAAGATCACGCCCGAGTCGGCCCACGCCAAGGTCGACAGCGTGCGGGAGAAGGTGGACGGCGCCGTGGGCGGCGGCAACGCGGGCGGCGCCAGCGAGGGCGGCAGCGGTGCCGAAGCGGCCTCCTCGGCCGACGCGGCTGCGAAGGACGCGCAGAGCCCCGCCCCCGCCGCGGACAAGCCGGCCACAGACAAGCCCGCCGCCGACGACAATCCCACGGCGGACGCGCCGGGGGCAGCAGGCATCGCCTGA
- a CDS encoding ABC transporter, protein MTDPKYGEPVEEPTSVDDVVGRAHEGLAEAEAAGRDATAEGYPTDPASAPSASSAASVAEPTEAPTTRDPLSPDYEPSDDDYAAAGYDPAEPVVPVRDMTDAQPASSSGYAAATSPVYDVSEGASTERVATYDAPAATSGSAATDAYEPPAAVPYDSPVLTRSEPTGGSAAPSAPQPIFVQAPEAPRLRGNRGAAGAIGLVAAVAFAVLYLAAWLGFGAIEGEVTSENLVDVTLATLATWAFWVPVVVFFLAFWLLGAVINRGRWGHWVIFGLLVGVASYGGHLLGQLFQAPFWLLSPSQAGQLVDEQLLVPLAATAFILGRELTIWFGAWVAARGRRVTELNAEAQREYERTLEAGPQLYRP, encoded by the coding sequence ATGACCGACCCGAAGTACGGCGAGCCGGTGGAGGAACCCACCTCGGTGGACGACGTCGTCGGACGCGCCCACGAGGGTCTGGCCGAGGCCGAAGCCGCCGGCCGCGATGCCACCGCCGAGGGCTACCCCACCGACCCCGCGTCGGCGCCGTCCGCGTCGTCGGCCGCCTCCGTGGCGGAGCCCACCGAAGCACCCACCACCCGCGACCCGCTGTCGCCCGACTACGAGCCCAGCGACGACGACTATGCCGCCGCCGGCTACGACCCGGCAGAGCCGGTGGTCCCGGTGCGCGACATGACCGACGCGCAGCCGGCCAGCTCCTCGGGCTATGCCGCCGCCACCAGCCCCGTCTACGACGTCTCCGAGGGCGCCTCGACCGAGCGTGTCGCGACCTACGACGCGCCGGCGGCCACCTCCGGCTCTGCCGCGACCGACGCGTACGAGCCGCCCGCCGCCGTGCCGTACGACTCGCCCGTCCTCACCCGCAGCGAGCCGACCGGTGGCTCCGCCGCCCCGTCCGCCCCGCAGCCGATCTTCGTGCAGGCCCCCGAGGCGCCGCGCCTCCGTGGCAACCGCGGCGCGGCGGGCGCCATCGGCCTCGTCGCCGCCGTCGCCTTCGCCGTGCTGTATCTCGCCGCGTGGCTCGGCTTCGGTGCGATCGAGGGTGAGGTCACGAGCGAGAACCTCGTGGACGTGACCCTGGCCACCCTCGCCACCTGGGCGTTCTGGGTGCCCGTTGTGGTGTTCTTCCTCGCGTTCTGGCTGCTGGGCGCCGTCATCAACCGCGGTCGCTGGGGTCACTGGGTGATCTTCGGCCTGCTGGTGGGTGTCGCCTCGTACGGCGGACACCTGCTGGGGCAGCTCTTCCAGGCACCGTTCTGGCTGCTGTCTCCGAGCCAGGCCGGTCAGCTGGTCGATGAGCAGCTGCTGGTGCCGCTGGCGGCCACCGCCTTCATCCTGGGCCGGGAGCTGACCATCTGGTTCGGCGCCTGGGTCGCCGCGCGCGGCCGCCGGGTCACCGAGCTGAACGCCGAGGCGCAGCGCGAGTACGAGCGCACGCTCGAAGCCGGTCCGCAGCTCTACCGCCCCTGA